A stretch of Streptococcus sp. oral taxon 061 DNA encodes these proteins:
- the fabZ gene encoding 3-hydroxyacyl-ACP dehydratase FabZ gives MIDIQGIKEALPHRYPMLLVDRVLEVSEDTIVAIKNVTINEPFFNGHFPQYPVMPGVLIMEALAQTAGVLELSKPENKGKLVFYAGMDKVKFKKQVVPGDQLVMTATFIKRRGTIAVVEAKAEVDGKLAASGTLTFAIGN, from the coding sequence ATGATTGATATTCAAGGAATTAAAGAAGCTTTGCCCCACCGCTATCCGATGCTCTTAGTGGATCGTGTCTTGGAGGTCAGTGAAGATACAATCGTTGCCATTAAAAATGTGACGATTAACGAACCTTTCTTCAACGGTCATTTTCCTCAATACCCTGTAATGCCAGGTGTCCTGATCATGGAAGCTTTGGCACAAACAGCAGGTGTTTTGGAATTGTCTAAACCTGAAAACAAAGGGAAACTTGTTTTCTATGCTGGTATGGACAAAGTGAAATTTAAAAAACAAGTTGTTCCTGGTGATCAGCTTGTCATGACAGCAACTTTTATCAAACGTCGTGGCACAATCGCCGTAGTAGAAGCGAAGGCAGAAGTAGATGGTAAGCTTGCAGCAAGCGGTACTCTGACATTTGCTATTGGAAACTAG
- the accB gene encoding acetyl-CoA carboxylase biotin carboxyl carrier protein yields the protein MNLNEIKDLMAQFDQSSLKEFSYKNGTDELVFSKNEAKLVAETSPAPQPVVPATAPTVAPQAPTTTPAAEAVSESSVTESVAEGDLVESPLVGVAYLAAGPDKPNFVSVGDTVKKGQTLVIIEAMKVMNEIPAPKDGVVTEILVENEEMVEFGKGLVRIK from the coding sequence ATGAATTTAAATGAAATCAAAGACTTGATGGCACAATTTGACCAGTCGAGCTTGAAAGAATTTTCTTATAAAAATGGAACGGACGAGTTGGTCTTCAGTAAGAATGAAGCAAAACTTGTTGCTGAAACAAGTCCAGCACCTCAACCTGTGGTTCCAGCAACTGCACCTACAGTTGCACCACAAGCTCCAACTACAACACCAGCTGCAGAAGCAGTTTCAGAATCAAGTGTTACTGAGTCTGTAGCTGAAGGAGACCTTGTAGAAAGTCCACTTGTCGGAGTTGCTTACTTGGCTGCCGGACCAGATAAACCTAATTTTGTTTCAGTTGGTGATACTGTTAAAAAAGGCCAAACCTTGGTCATCATCGAAGCTATGAAGGTCATGAACGAAATTCCAGCACCTAAAGACGGTGTCGTAACAGAAATTCTTGTTGAAAATGAAGAAATGGTTGAGTTCGGGAAAGGCTTGGTACGTATCAAATGA
- the fabF gene encoding beta-ketoacyl-ACP synthase II — protein sequence MKLNRVVVTGYGLTSPIGNTPEEFWNSLKNGKIGIGEITKFDHSAFDVHNAAEINDFPFDKYFVKKDTNRFDDYSLYALYAAQEAVDHANLDVEALDKDRFGVIVASGIGGIREIEDQVLRLHEKGPKRVKPLTLPKALPNMAAGNVAMRFGANGICKSINTACASSNDAIGDAFRSIKFGFQDIMLVGGSESSITPFAIAGFQALTALSTTEDPTRASIPFDKDRNGFVMGEGSGMLVLESLEHAEKRGATILAEVVGYGNTCDAYHMTSPHPEGQGAIKAIKLALEEAEITPDQVAYVNAHGTSTPANEKGESGAIVAVLGKEVPVSSTKSFTGHLLGAAGAVEAIATIEAIRNNYVPMTAGTTELSDYIEANVIYGQGVEREIPYAISNTFGFGGHNAVLAFKRWENK from the coding sequence ATGAAACTAAATCGTGTAGTAGTAACAGGTTATGGATTAACATCTCCAATTGGGAATACGCCAGAAGAATTTTGGAACAGTTTAAAGAATGGAAAGATTGGGATTGGTGAAATCACCAAGTTTGATCACAGTGCTTTTGACGTCCATAATGCAGCAGAGATTAATGATTTTCCTTTTGACAAATATTTTGTAAAAAAAGATACCAATCGTTTCGATGACTATTCTTTGTATGCCTTGTATGCCGCTCAAGAAGCAGTTGACCATGCTAATCTTGACGTAGAAGCACTTGATAAAGACCGCTTTGGTGTCATCGTTGCATCAGGTATCGGTGGAATCAGAGAAATCGAAGACCAAGTCCTTCGACTTCACGAAAAAGGTCCAAAACGTGTTAAACCATTAACACTTCCAAAAGCTTTGCCAAATATGGCTGCAGGAAATGTAGCTATGCGCTTTGGTGCCAATGGTATCTGTAAATCTATCAACACAGCTTGCGCTTCATCAAATGATGCTATCGGAGATGCCTTCCGTTCTATCAAATTTGGTTTCCAAGATATCATGCTTGTTGGTGGTTCAGAATCTTCTATTACACCATTTGCGATTGCCGGTTTCCAAGCCTTAACAGCTCTTTCAACAACAGAGGACCCAACTCGTGCTTCTATTCCATTTGACAAAGACCGTAATGGATTTGTTATGGGTGAAGGATCAGGTATGTTGGTTCTTGAAAGTTTAGAACATGCTGAAAAACGTGGTGCAACTATCCTAGCTGAAGTTGTTGGTTATGGAAATACTTGTGATGCCTACCATATGACTTCACCACATCCAGAAGGCCAAGGTGCTATTAAAGCTATCAAACTTGCCTTGGAGGAAGCTGAGATTACACCAGACCAAGTAGCCTACGTTAATGCACACGGTACATCAACTCCAGCTAATGAAAAAGGAGAAAGCGGAGCGATTGTAGCGGTTCTCGGTAAAGAAGTACCTGTATCTTCAACCAAGTCATTTACAGGACACTTGCTCGGTGCAGCAGGTGCAGTTGAAGCCATTGCAACAATTGAAGCAATCCGTAACAACTATGTTCCAATGACAGCTGGAACAACAGAATTGTCAGACTACATTGAAGCAAACGTTATTTATGGACAAGGTGTGGAACGTGAAATTCCTTATGCTATCTCAAATACTTTTGGATTTGGTGGGCATAATGCAGTTCTTGCTTTCAAACGTTGGGAGAATAAGTAA
- the fabG gene encoding 3-oxoacyl-[acyl-carrier-protein] reductase, with protein MKLEQKNVFITGSSRGIGLAIAHKFASLGANVVLNSRGEISEELLDEFKPYGVKVLAISGDVSDFTDAKRMVDQAIEELGSVDVLVNNAGITQDTLMLKMTEEDFEKVLKVNLTGAFNMTQAVLKQMIKAREGAIINMSSVVGLMGNIGQANYAASKAGLIGFTKSVAREVANRNVRVNAIAPGMIESDMTAVLSDKVKDAMLAQIPMKQFGQAEQVAEVTAFLASQDYLTGQVIAIDGGLTMQ; from the coding sequence ATGAAACTAGAACAGAAAAATGTCTTTATTACAGGCTCAAGTCGAGGAATTGGTCTTGCCATTGCTCATAAATTTGCTAGCTTGGGAGCCAACGTTGTCTTGAATAGTCGTGGTGAAATCTCCGAGGAGCTTCTAGACGAATTTAAACCTTACGGGGTGAAGGTCCTTGCTATTTCTGGTGATGTTTCTGACTTCACAGATGCAAAACGCATGGTGGATCAAGCGATTGAAGAGCTAGGCTCAGTTGACGTCCTAGTGAATAACGCTGGGATTACTCAAGACACTCTCATGCTGAAGATGACAGAAGAAGATTTTGAGAAGGTCTTGAAAGTCAATCTAACGGGAGCCTTCAACATGACGCAAGCAGTCTTGAAGCAGATGATAAAAGCACGTGAAGGGGCCATTATCAATATGTCTAGTGTCGTTGGTTTGATGGGAAATATCGGTCAAGCAAACTACGCTGCATCTAAGGCTGGTTTGATTGGATTTACCAAATCAGTAGCACGTGAGGTGGCCAATCGTAATGTGCGTGTCAATGCCATTGCACCAGGAATGATCGAATCAGATATGACTGCAGTCCTATCTGATAAGGTAAAAGATGCCATGTTGGCACAAATTCCGATGAAACAATTCGGCCAAGCTGAGCAAGTGGCAGAGGTCACAGCCTTTCTTGCAAGCCAAGATTATCTAACGGGACAAGTCATTGCAATTGATGGTGGACTTACCATGCAATAA
- the fabD gene encoding ACP S-malonyltransferase: protein MTKTAFLFAGQGAQYLGMGRELYDQYAIVKETIDQASQVLGYDLRDLIDNDETKLNQTRYTQPAILATSVSIYRLLKEKGYQPDMVAGLSLGEYSALVASGALDFEDAVALVAKRGSYMEEAAPAGSGKMVAVLNTPVEVIEQACQEASQLGVVTPANYNTPSQIVIGGEVVAVDRAVELLQEAGAKRLIPLNVSGPFHTALLESASQKLAQALTEVEFSDFACPLVGNTEAKIMEKERIAELLTRQVKEPVRFYESIAVMQEAGVTRFIEIGPGKVLSGFVKKIDKTAQLANVEDQASLQALLEN, encoded by the coding sequence ATGACTAAAACAGCCTTTCTATTTGCAGGTCAAGGAGCCCAGTACCTTGGAATGGGACGTGAACTATATGACCAATATGCTATCGTCAAGGAAACAATCGACCAAGCTAGCCAGGTCTTGGGTTATGATCTTCGTGACTTGATTGATAACGATGAAACGAAGCTAAATCAGACTCGTTACACACAACCAGCTATTTTGGCTACATCCGTTTCCATTTACCGACTACTAAAGGAGAAGGGTTACCAACCAGATATGGTGGCAGGTCTGTCTCTTGGTGAATATTCTGCCCTCGTAGCTAGTGGTGCTTTGGATTTTGAGGATGCGGTGGCTCTAGTTGCTAAGCGTGGATCTTATATGGAAGAAGCGGCACCTGCTGGATCTGGTAAAATGGTAGCCGTACTCAATACTCCAGTTGAAGTTATTGAACAAGCTTGTCAAGAAGCTTCTCAACTTGGTGTTGTGACTCCAGCTAACTACAATACCCCAAGCCAAATTGTTATTGGTGGTGAGGTAGTTGCTGTGGATCGTGCAGTTGAACTCTTGCAAGAAGCAGGAGCAAAACGCTTAATTCCGCTAAATGTTTCTGGGCCTTTCCATACAGCTTTATTGGAATCTGCTAGTCAAAAATTAGCTCAAGCCCTTACAGAAGTTGAATTTTCTGACTTTGCTTGTCCACTTGTTGGTAATACAGAAGCAAAGATCATGGAAAAAGAACGAATTGCAGAACTCTTGACTCGTCAAGTTAAGGAACCTGTTCGTTTTTATGAAAGCATTGCAGTCATGCAAGAAGCGGGAGTCACTCGTTTTATCGAGATTGGCCCTGGAAAAGTCTTGTCAGGATTCGTCAAAAAGATTGATAAAACTGCTCAACTTGCAAATGTTGAAGATCAAGCAAGTTTACAAGCACTCTTAGAAAATTAG
- the fabK gene encoding enoyl-[acyl-carrier-protein] reductase FabK, whose amino-acid sequence MKTRITELLNIKYPIFQGGMAWVADGDLAGAVSKAGGLGIIGGGNAPKEVVKANIDKIKSLTDKPFGVNIMLLSPFVDDIVDLVIEEGVKVVTTGAGNPSKYMERFHEAGITVIPVVPSVALAKRMEKIGADAVIAEGMEAGGHIGKLTTMTLVRQVAAAVSIPVIAAGGIADGEGAAAGFMLGAEAVQVGTRFVVAKESNAHPNYKAKILKARDIDTTISAQHFGHAVRAIKNQLTRDFEQAEKDAFKQENPDLEIFEQMGAGALAKAVVHGDVDGGSVMAGQIAGLVSKEETVEEILKDIYYGAAEKIQKEAARWAGVTRND is encoded by the coding sequence ATGAAAACACGTATCACTGAACTATTAAATATTAAATATCCTATCTTCCAAGGTGGAATGGCCTGGGTGGCAGATGGAGATTTGGCTGGAGCTGTTTCAAAAGCTGGTGGGCTTGGTATCATTGGTGGGGGAAATGCACCTAAAGAAGTAGTTAAAGCCAATATCGATAAGATTAAATCTTTAACAGACAAGCCTTTTGGTGTAAACATTATGCTCTTGTCTCCATTTGTTGATGATATTGTTGACCTCGTTATTGAAGAAGGGGTTAAGGTAGTCACAACTGGTGCAGGAAACCCAAGTAAATACATGGAGCGATTCCATGAAGCGGGGATTACCGTTATTCCTGTAGTTCCAAGTGTTGCTTTGGCTAAACGTATGGAAAAAATCGGTGCGGATGCTGTCATTGCTGAAGGTATGGAAGCCGGCGGACATATTGGTAAATTAACAACTATGACCTTGGTTCGCCAAGTTGCGGCGGCTGTTTCAATTCCTGTTATCGCTGCAGGTGGTATTGCAGACGGCGAGGGAGCTGCAGCTGGATTTATGCTTGGTGCTGAAGCTGTTCAAGTAGGAACTCGTTTTGTAGTTGCTAAAGAATCTAATGCTCATCCAAACTATAAAGCTAAAATTTTAAAAGCCCGAGATATTGATACAACGATTTCAGCACAACATTTTGGACACGCAGTTCGTGCTATCAAAAACCAATTGACTCGTGATTTCGAGCAAGCTGAAAAAGATGCCTTTAAACAAGAAAATCCAGATTTGGAAATCTTTGAGCAAATGGGTGCTGGAGCCTTAGCTAAGGCTGTTGTCCATGGTGATGTGGATGGCGGTTCAGTAATGGCCGGCCAGATTGCAGGTTTGGTATCGAAAGAAGAAACAGTTGAAGAAATCTTAAAAGATATCTACTATGGTGCAGCTGAGAAAATTCAAAAAGAAGCCGCTCGTTGGGCAGGAGTTACAAGAAATGACTAA
- a CDS encoding acyl carrier protein, translating to MAVFEKVQEIIVEELGKDASEVTLESTFDDLDADSLDLFQVISEIEDAFDIQIEAEDNLKTVGDLVAYVEEQTK from the coding sequence ATGGCAGTATTTGAAAAAGTACAAGAAATTATCGTTGAAGAACTTGGAAAAGATGCATCAGAAGTAACACTTGAATCTACTTTTGATGATTTGGATGCAGATTCATTGGACTTGTTCCAAGTAATCTCTGAAATCGAAGACGCTTTTGATATCCAAATCGAAGCAGAAGACAACTTGAAAACAGTTGGCGACTTGGTTGCTTACGTTGAAGAGCAAACAAAATAA
- a CDS encoding beta-ketoacyl-ACP synthase III produces the protein MAFAKISQVAHYAPEQIITNEDLAQVMDTSDEWISSRTGIKERHISKTESTGDLATEVAKQLIDKAGISAEELDFIILATMTPDSMMPSTAARVQARIGAHKAFAYDLTAACSGFVFALSTAEKFISSGTYRKGLVIGSETMSKSLDWSDRSTAVLFGDGAGGVLLEASDQKHFLAESLNSDGSRGECLTYGQTGLISPFSIQEEPDVFLKMDGRAVFDFAIRDVAKSIKQTIEKSPISADELDYLLLHQANIRILDKMARKIGVDRDKLPANMMKYGNTSAASIPILLSECVEEGLIHLDGSQKILLSGFGGGLTWGTLIVTI, from the coding sequence ATGGCTTTTGCAAAAATAAGCCAGGTCGCTCATTATGCTCCAGAGCAGATTATCACTAACGAAGACTTGGCTCAGGTCATGGATACGAGTGATGAATGGATCTCAAGTCGGACAGGGATTAAAGAACGTCATATTTCTAAAACAGAATCAACAGGAGATTTGGCTACAGAGGTTGCAAAGCAACTTATAGACAAGGCAGGGATTTCTGCTGAAGAGCTAGATTTTATTATTCTGGCGACTATGACACCTGACTCGATGATGCCTTCTACTGCAGCTCGTGTTCAGGCAAGAATTGGCGCTCACAAGGCTTTTGCCTATGATTTAACAGCCGCTTGTAGTGGATTTGTCTTTGCCCTATCAACTGCAGAAAAGTTCATTTCTTCAGGAACATATCGCAAGGGTCTGGTTATCGGTAGTGAGACCATGTCAAAATCTTTGGATTGGTCTGACCGCTCAACAGCTGTCTTGTTCGGAGATGGAGCTGGTGGAGTGCTACTTGAGGCAAGTGACCAAAAACATTTCTTAGCTGAAAGTCTCAATAGCGATGGTTCTCGTGGTGAGTGTCTCACTTATGGACAGACAGGATTGATTTCACCATTTTCGATTCAAGAAGAACCAGATGTTTTCTTGAAAATGGATGGGAGAGCAGTTTTTGACTTTGCAATTCGAGACGTGGCTAAATCTATTAAACAGACCATCGAAAAAAGTCCAATATCAGCAGATGAACTCGATTATCTCTTGCTTCATCAAGCTAATATTCGCATTTTAGATAAGATGGCTAGAAAAATCGGTGTCGATCGTGACAAGCTTCCTGCTAATATGATGAAGTATGGAAATACTAGTGCAGCAAGTATCCCGATTTTACTTTCTGAGTGTGTAGAAGAAGGGCTCATCCATTTGGATGGTAGCCAAAAAATTCTCTTGTCAGGTTTCGGTGGAGGTTTGACATGGGGCACACTTATTGTTACAATTTAG
- a CDS encoding MarR family winged helix-turn-helix transcriptional regulator has protein sequence MDYQQVNDYLTSIFNNVLVIEEVSLRGSRFKDISIKEMHTIDVIGKYPEVTPSQVSKELMVTLGTVTTSLNNLERKGYIERIRSDQDRRVVHLHLTKKGRLVHRLHKRFHKAMVERIIESMSPEEMEVMGKGLTNLYHFLEDLK, from the coding sequence ATGGACTACCAACAAGTCAATGACTATTTAACATCAATTTTTAACAATGTCCTAGTAATCGAGGAAGTAAGTTTGCGAGGTAGTCGTTTCAAGGATATCTCTATCAAAGAAATGCACACGATTGATGTTATCGGCAAGTATCCAGAAGTGACTCCGAGCCAAGTTTCCAAAGAGTTGATGGTAACTCTAGGGACTGTGACAACGAGTTTAAACAATTTGGAGAGAAAAGGATACATCGAACGTATCCGTTCAGATCAAGATCGTCGTGTAGTACATCTGCATTTGACAAAGAAAGGTCGTCTCGTTCACCGTCTTCACAAACGTTTCCATAAGGCCATGGTCGAAAGAATTATCGAAAGCATGAGTCCTGAAGAGATGGAAGTTATGGGTAAAGGGTTGACTAATCTTTATCACTTTTTGGAGGATTTGAAGTAA
- a CDS encoding enoyl-CoA hydratase: MNHIIFQIQDDLATITLNRPEVANGFHIPMCEEILEALELAEKDDSVSFILINAAGKVFSVGGDLVEMKRAVDEDDIASLARIAELVNTISYKIKQISKPVIMEVDGAVAGAAANMALAVDFCIASDKAKFIQAFVGVGLAPDAGGLFLLTRSLGATRATQLAMTGEAFTAEKAFEAGALYRLCTSEQLEKTREQLLKKLRRGSSNSYAAIKKLVWESEFKQWHEYAQLELELQKSLSYTEDFKEGVRAHSERRRPKFVGK; encoded by the coding sequence ATGAATCATATTATCTTTCAAATTCAAGACGATTTAGCAACGATTACTTTAAATCGTCCCGAAGTGGCAAATGGTTTCCATATTCCTATGTGTGAAGAAATTTTAGAAGCACTGGAATTGGCTGAAAAAGACGACTCTGTTTCATTTATTCTCATTAATGCAGCAGGTAAGGTATTTTCAGTCGGTGGAGACTTAGTTGAGATGAAACGTGCTGTCGATGAAGATGATATTGCTTCACTTGCACGAATTGCTGAATTGGTTAATACAATTTCTTATAAGATTAAACAGATTTCTAAGCCAGTTATCATGGAGGTGGACGGAGCAGTTGCTGGAGCCGCAGCAAATATGGCTTTGGCTGTTGATTTCTGTATTGCATCTGACAAAGCTAAATTCATCCAGGCTTTTGTAGGTGTGGGCTTAGCTCCTGATGCAGGTGGCTTATTCTTGCTTACACGATCTCTAGGTGCAACTCGAGCAACTCAATTAGCAATGACAGGCGAAGCTTTTACCGCTGAAAAAGCCTTTGAAGCAGGAGCTTTGTATCGCCTATGCACTAGTGAACAATTAGAAAAAACAAGAGAACAATTGTTGAAGAAGTTGAGACGTGGTTCTTCAAATTCTTATGCAGCAATTAAAAAGCTCGTTTGGGAGAGTGAGTTCAAGCAGTGGCATGAATACGCCCAACTTGAATTGGAGCTACAAAAATCACTATCTTATACGGAAGATTTTAAAGAAGGTGTTCGTGCACATTCTGAAAGAAGACGTCCAAAATTTGTCGGGAAATAA
- a CDS encoding aspartate kinase, which translates to MKVVKFGGSSLASASQLKKVLNIVKSDPERRFVVVSAPGKRDAEDTKVTDALIKYYRDYVAGNDISASQNWIIDRYAAMVSELGLKPAVLERISKSIRTLATLPIEDNEFLYDTFLAAGENNNAKLIAAYFNQNGIEARYVHPREAGIVVTSEPGNARIIPSSYDKIEELNNGTEVLVIPGFFGVTKENQICTFSRGGSDITGSIIAAGVKADLYENFTDVDGIFAAHPGIIHKPHSIPELTYREMRELAYAGFSVLHDEALLPAYRGKIPLVIKNTNNPEHPGTRIVLKHSSDEFPVVGIAGDSGFVSINMSKYLMNREVGFGRKVLQILEDLNIGWEHMPTGIDDLSIILRSRELTPIKEEEILRQLVQKAEVDHAEIEHDLSIIMIVGEKMKRHIGVTATATRALSENKINIQMMSQGSSEVSIMFVVHKDQEKAALKALYQAFFGESKED; encoded by the coding sequence ATGAAGGTTGTAAAATTTGGAGGAAGTTCACTCGCCTCTGCAAGCCAGTTGAAAAAGGTTTTAAACATTGTAAAAAGTGACCCTGAACGTCGTTTTGTAGTTGTTTCTGCACCAGGAAAGCGCGATGCTGAAGATACCAAGGTTACGGATGCTTTGATTAAATATTATCGTGATTATGTAGCAGGAAATGATATCAGTGCTAGTCAAAATTGGATTATCGATCGTTACGCTGCAATGGTTAGCGAACTAGGACTTAAACCAGCTGTTTTAGAACGAATCTCTAAAAGCATCCGAACTCTTGCTACTCTTCCAATTGAGGACAATGAGTTTCTTTACGATACCTTTCTTGCTGCAGGGGAAAATAACAATGCTAAACTGATTGCAGCTTACTTTAACCAAAATGGTATAGAAGCGCGCTATGTTCATCCACGAGAGGCTGGGATTGTTGTTACAAGCGAACCTGGAAATGCTCGTATCATTCCTTCAAGTTATGATAAAATCGAAGAGCTCAATAATGGAACGGAAGTTCTGGTTATTCCCGGATTCTTCGGTGTGACTAAAGAGAATCAAATCTGTACCTTCTCACGTGGTGGATCTGATATCACTGGTTCAATTATCGCAGCTGGAGTTAAAGCTGACCTTTATGAAAATTTCACTGATGTTGACGGAATTTTTGCTGCCCACCCTGGTATCATTCACAAACCACACTCAATCCCTGAATTGACTTACCGTGAAATGCGGGAATTGGCCTATGCAGGTTTCTCTGTACTACATGACGAAGCACTCCTTCCAGCCTACCGCGGAAAAATCCCTCTTGTTATCAAAAATACCAATAATCCTGAACATCCGGGTACTCGCATCGTTCTAAAACACAGCAGTGATGAATTCCCAGTAGTGGGGATTGCTGGTGATTCTGGTTTTGTCAGCATCAATATGTCTAAATACCTGATGAACCGCGAAGTAGGTTTTGGTCGTAAAGTACTTCAAATTCTAGAAGACCTGAATATTGGTTGGGAACATATGCCAACTGGTATCGATGACCTATCTATCATTCTACGTTCACGAGAATTGACTCCTATCAAGGAAGAAGAAATCCTTCGTCAACTTGTTCAAAAGGCAGAGGTAGACCACGCCGAAATTGAGCACGATCTCTCAATCATTATGATTGTTGGAGAAAAAATGAAGCGCCATATCGGGGTAACTGCTACAGCTACTCGTGCCTTATCTGAAAACAAGATCAACATTCAAATGATGTCGCAAGGTTCTAGTGAAGTTTCTATCATGTTCGTTGTCCACAAAGACCAAGAAAAAGCGGCTCTTAAGGCTCTCTACCAAGCATTTTTCGGTGAAAGTAAGGAAGACTAA
- a CDS encoding DUF956 family protein, with amino-acid sequence MAQSLNKVIDLQTTGTSYLSISGKVGKFLVGDQALEFYADRNVEDYIQIPWSSVNQIGANVSGRKVSRHFEVFTDQGKFLFASKDSGKILKIAREKLGNDKVVKLPTLVQIIGHKIKNLFAKK; translated from the coding sequence ATGGCTCAATCTCTCAACAAAGTCATTGACCTACAAACAACTGGAACCTCCTATCTTTCCATTTCAGGAAAGGTCGGAAAGTTCCTTGTTGGAGATCAAGCACTAGAATTTTACGCAGACCGAAATGTCGAGGATTATATTCAAATCCCATGGTCTAGCGTTAATCAAATCGGAGCCAATGTTTCGGGCCGTAAGGTTAGTCGTCACTTTGAAGTTTTTACAGACCAAGGAAAATTCCTCTTTGCCTCAAAAGATTCTGGAAAAATTCTTAAAATTGCTCGTGAAAAACTAGGTAATGATAAGGTTGTCAAGCTTCCAACTTTAGTCCAAATCATTGGGCATAAAATTAAAAATCTATTTGCAAAAAAATAG